Within Sandaracinaceae bacterium, the genomic segment TGCGCGATGGGCCTGACCGCGGGCTGCACCTCGGAGCCGCCGACCGACGCGCCCGACGCGTTCGTCCCCATGGATCCCGACGCGGCCGCGCCCGTCGGCGACGCGGGCGCCGGGATGGGGAGCGACGCCGGCGCGCCCGACTCCGGCGTGGACGCGGGCCCGCCGCCCGCGATGTGCCCGCCGAGCGGGCCCTACGGACCCGACGCGGGCGACGTCGCACAGGAGCTGGTCCTGATGGACTGCGACGGGGTCGCGCACTCGCTGCATTCGCTCTGCGACCGCGAGGTCACCTGGATCTTCGAGCTCGCCGACTGGTGCCCCCCGTGCCGATCCTTCGCGCGCGACGACGCCAACCGCATCTACGATCGCTTCGTCGCGGAGCACGGCGATGCCTTCGCGGGCTGGATGATCGTCAGCGAGGACATGGGCTTCGACCCGGCCGACGCCGCCGACTGCGCCGCGATCCGCGAGCGCTACGGCATCCACATGCCCGTCCTCATCGACCCGACCGGCGCCTTCCAGGACCAGCTCGACGTCGCCTCCAACGAGGTGCACGTCGTGCTGACAGAGGGCGCGGTCATCGACTGGAAGGGCCACTACGCGGGTGATCGAGTCGAAGGCCGCATCGAGGGCGCCTTCGCGCGCTGAGCACGTTCAGCGCCGTCGCCGGCTGACCAGGTGCCCACCGAAGAGCAAGACGAGCGCGATCCAGCCGCCGCCGCTCGAGTCCGTCGCCGCGCAGCTCGGGGTGGGCCGGGTGAAGCCGCCGCCGCCGCCGCCTCGCTCCGGGCAGTAGACGACGCCCGCGCCCGGATCCCGGCACGCGCCGGGGCAGTCCCAGGAGCCGTCCGCCTGACACCAGCAGTGGTGCAGCTCGCCCGTCGCGCAGCCCTCGTCGGTGAGCGCGAGGGCGCCGACGCAGATGCGACGATCGCCCGCGCCCGCGATGCCCGGGGCGACGCAGTGCGGCTCGCTCGGGCTCGGCACGCGCGCGCAGGGGTTCGGGTTCTCCACCGGGCAGAGCGGGCAGTAGGCGGTGGTGCAGACGTAGCGGTCGTCCCGCGTGGTGCTCCCCGCGCCGACGCCGCCGCAGGTCGCGTCGGTGCCGCGCCCGTACTCGCCGTCGAGCTTCAGGTCCCGGAAGGCGCGCGCCACGTTGCACGCGTCCTCGGACGTGTAGCCGTGCCGCCCGCTCCGCGCCCACGCGTCGGCCTGCTGCACGATCGCGTCCCGGAACTGCCGGAACCGCTCGGTGCTGGAGGCGCGGTTGTAGCCGAGGGTGAAGTACATGAGCTGCTCGCCGCGCTCGACCGGGGTGTCGTAGACCTCGAGCAGCCGGTAGAAGGGCACGCTCAGGAAGTACGTGTGGTCGTGCACGTCGTAGCCGGCGGCCACGGAGTTGTCCGCGGTGAGCCCGGCCGCGCGGTAGACGTCGTAGTCGGTCTGGTCACGGCGCCCGCGCGGGTAGGCGAAGTCCTGCCCGCGGTAGCCGGTCCGGCGACGCCCCGTGATCCACGGGTCGCAGAAGATCCAGAACGCGTCCGCGGCCGCCTCCTTGATGGGGCCGGCCTCGGGGCGCTGGCTCCGCAACGTGTCGTGCAGCGCGTGGCCGTACTCGTGGCAGACCACGGCCGCCTCGCGCGCCGAGCTCGTGCCCAGGTACACGATGCCGTAGGAGTACCAGCCCGCGCTCGGCGAGGCGCTCATCGGCTCCATCATGAAGCGCACGCCGCCCGCGCCGACCTGCGAGATCGGTATGGAGGGGTGGGTCGTCGCCCGCCAGCCGTCTTGACCCGAGCGCGCCCGCACGTTCTCGGCGATGCGCGCGCCCCAGCTCCAGACCTGTCGCTCCTCGGGCGTCAGGCCGGTCGGCGGCCCGCCCGCGCTCGATCCCGCGGCCACGCGGCGGTGCCCCGTCATGCCGTCGCGGTTGCTCCCGGGCAGCGGCGTCGGGGTGGGGCGGTGGATCTCCACCGTCGCCTCCTCGAGCGTGGACGACGACTCGAGCACCTCGAGCGTGCCGTCGTCGATCACCACGAGCGCGCGCAGCCCGTCGACCTGCCACGCGGCGCGGGGGCTCGCCGGGTCGAAGATCACGCGGGTCACCGCGCTGATCTCGCCCGCCTCGGACGCGGCCGCGCGGACTGCCTCCTCGTCCGCGTCGAACGACGGCGCGGCGTCCACCCCGACGAAGAGGCGCGCGTGCACGCTGACCACCACGCCCTCGGGATCCATCTCCAGGTCGAGCCCCGCGCGGTGGCCGGGCACTCCGTCGATGACCTGCGCGAACGAGACGACGGCCCACGCGTCGGGGGCGACGCGCACCTCGGTCTCGACCAGCTGCGACGCGGGCGCGCCGAAGGCCTCGGCGTGGCGCGCGAGGAAGTCCGCCGCTCGCTCGGATGGCGTGCTCCCGCTGGTCCCCGCGCGCAGGGTCACGTTGGCCGGCGCGCCGGTCTCGTCGCTGCGGGTGGTGTTCACCTCCGTCGCGCTCTCGCCGCGCAGGCCCTCGAGCGCCGCGTCGACCCCGGGGAGGTACGCGAGGCGGGCGGTGCACGCGAAGGTGCCGGCCCGGCTCACGCGGAGGCGCGTCAGGGCGTCCGGCGGCACCGAGAGCGTGGCCCCGAGCGGCTCGCCGGCGAAGTCCGCCGTGACGTCGCGCGCCCCGAGCCAGATCTCCATCGCGTCCTCGCCGCCGGCCACGCTCACCTCGGCCGTCGCGCCGACCCGCACCGTCTGCTCCATCAGGCAGTCCACGGGGAAGCCGTCGACGGTGACCGCGATCGCCTCCTCGTCGCGGATCGGAGGCCCCTCGGGGCTGGCGCAGCCCGCGAGCGTGGCGAAAAGGGACAACCAGAGAGCGCAACGGCGCATGCGGGGAGATACAGCGAAACCCATGCCGGGCCGCAGGATGGCATCGCAGGGCAGGTTTCGCTCCCCGAATGGGGACTTCAGACCTCAGCGTTGCGCCCCCGCGTCGCGGCAGGCCCTGCAGACCTGCCCCTTGCCTTTGCCCTTGCCCCTGCCCGCGGATCCCGTCCTGCCCGCGAGATCGAGGGCAGGGGCAAGTGGCGAGCCTCTCCCCAGGTGCGCGTGCCCGGGCCTTGGAGCGGCCGGATCGCATGAACGCGCCCCTGCCCGCGAAATCACGGGCAGGGGCAAGTGGCTCTGCTCGCTCCCTCCCTCAGTAGCCTTCGGCCGCCATCGCTTCGTCGGCGAAGTCGTACGCCGCCGCCGCCTGGGCCGGCGCGCTGCGCGCTCCCGAGGCGCGCTCCTGGGCCTGCTCGAAGCGCTGGGCCCGCTGACGCAGCGCGCGGCCCTCCGCCTCCGGGGCCTCCTCGGCCGCCGCGGCCAACACCGTGCGGGCCTGGGCGAGCTGCGCCGCCGCCTGCTGACCCTGACCGGCCCGCATCAGCTCCGCCGCGCGCCGCTGCGCCGTCGTGGCCTCGTGGTTGGCGACCATCGCCGCGACCGCGGGGGCCTGGCTCCGGGCCGCCGCGCCGGCGTCGCGGGTGACGTGGTAGCGCAAGAGCGTCTCCTGGGTCTGCGTCCCGCGCTCCCCGGGCTGCGCGTAGACCAGGCGCGCCTGGGCGAGCGGCCGGCTGCCCTCGCGCTGCGTGTCGAGCTGCGCCCGGAAGAGCACCTCGCGGTGCTGGCCCGCGTAGACCTGGCCGAGCGGGAGCCGCAGCCGCCCGTTCTCGACCACCGCGCCCGTCGTCGCGCCCTCGAGGATGCGCACGCCCGGGGCCGGGATGATCTCGATGTAGGCGTTCACGGCCACGCTGCGCGAGAGCAGGCTCATCTCCTCCTGGAGGATGCTCGCCATCTGCTGCGGCTGCGCCAGGTGGTAGAGCCGGCCCGAGCTGCGCACGACCATCGCGCTGAGCGTCGTCTGGTCGTAGCTGAGCCCCACGCCGATGCCGGTGATCTGGGTGCCGAACTCGGTCGCGCCCGCGGCCAGGTTGCTCAGCGAGTGCGGGTCCGAGGGCCCGATGTTGGCGTGGCCGTCGCTGATCAAGAACACGCGCCGCACGGGGTGACTGCCGGGCGCCTGGCCCATGCGGGAGATGCCCGCCTGCATGCCGCCGTAGAGGTTGGTGCCGCCGGCCGCGTAGAGCTGGTTCACCCGCTGCATCAGCTGCCCGCGCGTGGCCGCGCTCACCACCGTGGGCGGCGCGAACTCGGTGACCTGGTTGCTGAAGCCGTAGATCGAGACGATGTCCCCGTCGGCCATGCTCTCGAGGAGGCTCGCGGCGGCCATGCGCGCGTTGTGGATCTTGTCGCCCGCCATCGAGCCCGAGGTGTCGACCACGAGCGAGACGGCCATCGGCGCGCGGGCGCGTCGGGCCGGCGTCTGATCGGGCGCGTCGATCCACACCCCGACGAACGTCTGGCCGTCCGCGCCGACCCGGATCCGGGTCTGCACCGGCGAGCCATCGATCCACGTCTGCTGCGCCAGCGCCGGGCTCGCGCTCAGCGCGATCGCCCCCATCAAGATGCCCATCATTCCTCGTCGCATTCGTCCGACCTCCCGTGTGGAGGAGCGAGACGGATGGCGCCGCGCGACGATCTAAAAATCGGCGGCATCGCGCGTGCAGAGGCAGCCCGGCACGCATGCAGGCGTACCTCGCCAGCCTCCTCCCGTTCCTCCCCTTCGCGCTCCTCGTCTTCCTGCGAGTGAGCGTGATGCTCGTGGCGTTGCCGGCCCCCTTCGGCAGCGGCTCGCCCGTGCAGGTGCGGGTCGGCCTCTCGCTCCTCATCGCGCTGGCCATCTGCACGCCGCACTGGGGGACGGCCCCCCACATCGAGCTGGAGCCGGTCCCGCTGTCGGTCGCTGCGCTCGGGGAATTCCTGGTCGGGGCCGTCATCGGTCTGACGGTCCGCGTCACGCTAGCGGCGGCCGACGTGGCCGGGAACCTCGCCGGGCTGAGCATGGGCCAGGGCTTCGCCCAGACCGTCGACCCGATGTACGGCGAGCAGACGATGCCCACCGGGCGGCTGGTCGGGGCGCTTTCCGTCCTGATCTACTTCGCCCTGCAGGGTCATCACGTGA encodes:
- a CDS encoding redoxin family protein, which translates into the protein MHTLPLRSLLAFALCAMGLTAGCTSEPPTDAPDAFVPMDPDAAAPVGDAGAGMGSDAGAPDSGVDAGPPPAMCPPSGPYGPDAGDVAQELVLMDCDGVAHSLHSLCDREVTWIFELADWCPPCRSFARDDANRIYDRFVAEHGDAFAGWMIVSEDMGFDPADAADCAAIRERYGIHMPVLIDPTGAFQDQLDVASNEVHVVLTEGAVIDWKGHYAGDRVEGRIEGAFAR
- a CDS encoding VWA domain-containing protein, with amino-acid sequence MRRGMMGILMGAIALSASPALAQQTWIDGSPVQTRIRVGADGQTFVGVWIDAPDQTPARRARAPMAVSLVVDTSGSMAGDKIHNARMAAASLLESMADGDIVSIYGFSNQVTEFAPPTVVSAATRGQLMQRVNQLYAAGGTNLYGGMQAGISRMGQAPGSHPVRRVFLISDGHANIGPSDPHSLSNLAAGATEFGTQITGIGVGLSYDQTTLSAMVVRSSGRLYHLAQPQQMASILQEEMSLLSRSVAVNAYIEIIPAPGVRILEGATTGAVVENGRLRLPLGQVYAGQHREVLFRAQLDTQREGSRPLAQARLVYAQPGERGTQTQETLLRYHVTRDAGAAARSQAPAVAAMVANHEATTAQRRAAELMRAGQGQQAAAQLAQARTVLAAAAEEAPEAEGRALRQRAQRFEQAQERASGARSAPAQAAAAYDFADEAMAAEGY
- a CDS encoding flagellar biosynthetic protein FliR, with translation MQAYLASLLPFLPFALLVFLRVSVMLVALPAPFGSGSPVQVRVGLSLLIALAICTPHWGTAPHIELEPVPLSVAALGEFLVGAVIGLTVRVTLAAADVAGNLAGLSMGQGFAQTVDPMYGEQTMPTGRLVGALSVLIYFALQGHHVTLQAVAWSITHAPVGDALTHAVHPGTVDIGAGLLAQGLRIASPIVGTMFIVQLGMGLVARSAPRVQIFALTFAVTSAVGAAVLYASLPAVVTALTAHLGELPAALRAALGGG